The genomic window ACAATCACCGGCCCGCACTTGCACCGGGTCATGTGCTACGGTACTACGAGCGTGGCCCCTGCAGCCGGCCACCCCGCTCCTGAAAGAACCTCGCGAACCTCCAGACAAATCGGAGCGATACATGAACACGGCCCAGATGGACCACTACAGGCAGAAGCTGGCCTTCGAGACGGACGCGTGGGACCTCAAGGAAGCGCTGGACCGGGACGACCCCGTGGTCGTGATCGACGGACGGTCCGCCGAAGCCTACGCCCGCGAGCACATCCCCGGCGCCGTGAACCTTCCGCACCGGGAGATCAGCGCCGAGACGACGGCGTCGCTCGACCGGTCCAGGCTCTACGTCTGCTACTGCGGCGGAAGCAGTCGTGTTCACAATCTGCTGTGAACATTGATCTTACGGGAATCATACCCTGTTTTCCCGCTTTTCGATTCCCGCCGTTCGCCTTGGGTCAGGCGCGAGCCCTCGGGCGGCTCTCCAGAGCCTTCCTGAGCTGTCCAGCGTCGGCCTGCTGATAGCAGCGCAGCACCGTCTGGGCTTCCTTCCACCCACCGAGTTCGCAGAGCACCTTCAGCGGAAGGGCCATTAGGTCGGACGCGAACTTCCGCCTCAGC from Candidatus Palauibacter soopunensis includes these protein-coding regions:
- a CDS encoding rhodanese-like domain-containing protein, with the protein product MNTAQMDHYRQKLAFETDAWDLKEALDRDDPVVVIDGRSAEAYAREHIPGAVNLPHREISAETTASLDRSRLYVCYCGGSSRVHNLL